The following proteins are co-located in the Actinomycetota bacterium genome:
- a CDS encoding polysaccharide biosynthesis C-terminal domain-containing protein, translating to MTSSGGTSERVQPTADPYLTTFARGGAGSLVGVVASALFGLALVFVVTRSFTRAEVGAFFETVALFSLATTFSVWGADIGLVRTIPRFVVLDRSEHVSPIVQIAVGSVLAIAAVLAAAMAALAGPLSELITSGVAQTAVEPLIRAVSPFVPVAAVFAVVLAATRGLGRMGPTNVIDRSGRAAAQPILALGVAALGLGTVALVVAWALPYAIGCLVAGLWLTRVPKGTPAQVPTATPRAGRALFAEFWRFAAPRGLAGLFAVAVLWLDTLLIGALRSTQEAGVYAAATRFLVFGGFAAQAVIQAMGPMLSELLARREHHAAAAVYRIGTAWSIALGWPVYLMLAIFAPTLVSVLGPGYVGAGDALMILAVAMLFGSGVGPVDIALLMAGKSSWNLLNTAVAVGVNVVLNLLLIPRFGITGAAIAWAASIVVNNLVPLIQVHGLVGLHPVGVATVSVGLTAIVVFGVIPVALRLVLASDGFALAVAAVVGVLLYLPALWRLRRTLALDRLAGSVNVGWLRRLGGVHSP from the coding sequence GTGACGTCTTCGGGAGGCACGTCCGAACGTGTTCAGCCAACCGCCGATCCGTACCTGACGACGTTCGCTCGGGGTGGTGCCGGAAGTCTCGTCGGCGTTGTCGCGTCGGCGCTGTTCGGTCTGGCGCTCGTGTTCGTCGTGACACGCTCGTTCACTCGCGCGGAGGTAGGTGCATTCTTCGAGACCGTGGCTCTCTTCTCACTCGCCACGACCTTCTCCGTGTGGGGCGCCGACATCGGCCTCGTTCGAACGATCCCGCGGTTCGTCGTTCTCGACCGAAGCGAACACGTCAGCCCGATCGTCCAGATCGCTGTGGGGAGTGTCTTGGCGATCGCGGCGGTCCTCGCGGCCGCGATGGCCGCGCTCGCGGGGCCGCTGTCCGAACTCATCACGAGCGGCGTGGCGCAGACGGCCGTCGAGCCCCTCATCCGGGCGGTGTCGCCGTTCGTGCCCGTGGCGGCGGTTTTCGCCGTCGTCCTCGCAGCGACGCGTGGGCTGGGGCGTATGGGTCCCACCAACGTGATCGACCGGTCAGGGCGCGCCGCGGCTCAGCCGATCTTGGCGCTCGGGGTCGCGGCCCTAGGCCTAGGAACGGTCGCGCTCGTCGTCGCGTGGGCCCTGCCGTACGCGATCGGTTGTCTCGTCGCCGGCCTTTGGCTGACCCGAGTGCCGAAGGGAACACCGGCCCAGGTGCCGACAGCCACCCCGCGCGCCGGCCGTGCTCTCTTCGCCGAATTCTGGCGGTTCGCGGCGCCGCGAGGCCTCGCGGGCCTCTTCGCCGTCGCCGTGCTGTGGCTGGACACGCTGCTCATCGGCGCGCTGCGGTCAACGCAGGAGGCCGGCGTGTACGCAGCGGCCACGAGGTTCCTCGTTTTCGGAGGATTCGCGGCTCAAGCCGTCATCCAGGCGATGGGGCCGATGCTGAGCGAGCTGCTCGCGCGGCGCGAACATCACGCTGCCGCCGCTGTGTACCGCATCGGAACGGCGTGGTCGATAGCGCTCGGATGGCCCGTCTACCTCATGCTGGCGATCTTCGCCCCCACGCTGGTCTCGGTGCTCGGTCCGGGTTACGTGGGGGCCGGGGACGCCCTGATGATCCTCGCGGTCGCCATGCTCTTCGGCTCGGGCGTGGGACCGGTCGACATCGCGCTCCTGATGGCGGGGAAGAGCAGCTGGAATTTGCTGAACACCGCCGTCGCGGTCGGCGTCAACGTGGTTTTGAACCTTCTCCTCATCCCGCGCTTCGGCATCACGGGCGCGGCGATCGCCTGGGCCGCCAGCATCGTGGTCAACAATCTCGTCCCCCTGATCCAGGTCCACGGTCTCGTCGGCCTCCACCCCGTCGGCGTGGCGACAGTCTCGGTGGGCCTGACCGCGATCGTGGTGTTCGGCGTGATACCGGTCGCACTGCGGCTTGTCCTAGCCTCTGACGGGTTCGCCCTCGCTGTGGCCGCTGTGGTCGGGGTACTCCTGTACCTCCCGGCGCTGTGGAGGCTCCGGCGCACGCTTGCGCTCGATCGGCTCGCCGGCTCCGTGAACGTGGGGTGGTTGCGGCGCCTCGGGGGCGTGCACTCACCGTGA